CTCCTGTTCGACACTACATACAGTGGCTGATGGATCGTTTGATATCGTCATTTCGAACTATGTCTTGATGGATACCCCGGACCTTACCGAAACTGTGGAAGCTTTTTTCCGAGTGCTGCAGCCCGGAGGGCATGTGGTGGTTGTTTTCTCCCATCCCTGCTTTCCTCAAGAGTACGTCACAGCGACAGATAATGACGTCGCCGTTACCTACCAGTGGAATTTTCCATATTTCCAGCAGCAGAAGTGTATTGAACCGCCTTGGGGGCACTTCACGTCAGAATTCATCTGGTTTCATCGGCCACTTTCCGATTACTGGAAAGCATTCCGAAAAGCGGGGTTTGAAGTCGTGGATTTCGAAGAGCCTAGGTTATCAGAGGAGCGATACCATCTGGCCAAAAATCAGAGGCAACTGAACAATGGCAAGCACCGGCCTTATTCTGTGGCGTTCAAACTGAAGAAGAGAAGGTAGCAGAACAAATCACTGCAGCAAATATCCTGGCGTTGGCCGCTGAGCTTAAGCATTTTTCGTACCTTAAAACTTATAAGCGGTCTTCATTCATCAGTTTCTTTTAATTTAAATGATAATATCTCTCATTAAGTGGAGATAAGAATTTCTTGTAAAAATAACCAAACCTATGACACAACCAAACCAAGCCATTAAGCTAATGATGGCCCTTGGGCTAACTGCTACGTTGGCTGCCTGTGGAGGTGAGACTGCAACGAATGGAGATACTACCAGCCCTAACGCCGAGAATTCACCGACCATAGAATCTCCAGAGGGAGGGGAAGAGGGGAAAGAGTATAGCGAAGGCGAACAAGCGAATGCAGATTTTAAGGATAAATTGAGCGGCCCTGAACTCTTGAGTGCGTTGCAAGAGGGGGGACATGTGATCTACTTCCGCCATGCCCAGACTGAGAAAGACTATGCTGACCAAGCGGATCCGAAGATGAAGCTTGATGACTGTGAAACCCAGCGGAAGCTCAATGACGTGGGCATTCAACAGTCCAAAGATATTGGTGCTGCCTTTACTGAGAAGAAGATTCCAGTGGATAAGGTTATTACGAGCGAGTATTGCCGAGCCTGGAAAACGGCAGATCTGGCATTTGGACAGCATGAGAAGAACCCTAAGCTGAACTTCTTGCCCTTTGAAGATTATACGGATGAGCAAGTTGAGGAAATGAAGGCCAATGTGATGCCGTTACTGACGGTTGCTCCAGCAAGCGGCAAAAATACGGTGCTTGTCGGCCATGATGATATTTTTGAGGCTGCGACGGGCATTTATCCTGATCCGCAGGGTATGGCCTATGTGTTGACGCCAGATGGGAATGGCGGTTTTACGCTACAAGCCAACCTATTACCTGATGAGTGGGCAAAACTCTAAACCCATCGGTATGAGGACCACTGTTTTTAGGGGCGATGGTGGTTCTCACGGGTTACTGGATATGCGATCGCACGAATGTCTCGCCCCTCAGTATCGGATTACGCTCAATCTGATGGGGTGGGTATGCCCAATCTTCGCTTCATTTTTCCCTCACCCCCAGCTATGCGATACCTTAAGTCTCAACCTCTGACTCTCTCGGTTTTACAAGCCCATCCGCCTTGAAACAGGGAAGATAGACTGTATCAAGTTTAGTGGCGTATCAGACGGAAATAATAGTTTAGATAAGTGAGAATAAATATCAATTATTATAGGCCCATTCTCCCAGCCGATCACTGACGCCATGCTAACCACCATCAGGGATATAGAGCTACAAACCCTATTTGCAGAAGCCCAACATAACGGGGAATCTATCTTTGAGCAAACAGGCTCTGATCTACTGATCTGCCCGCCGAGTCAGGTCGGCAGTGGACGACATCAGCTCATCCCCCTCCGGGAGGGAGTGATCCTGAAAATTGCAGATGGACGTTTCCACCAGACTACGACGATAGAAAGCCACCGAGGACCTGACGAACCCCTAGTCTCTAAATTTTGTTTGTCCAGCCGCTTTCGAGTGCAGACTCCCCATACAAGCGGTATTCCAGAAGACTATACAGAATCAGCAGGGCATCACTATTTATGTTCTCTGTCTGATGTTATTGAGTTTGAAACCTTCCAGGGAGAAGAGCGATTTCAGGTTGTGGCATTCGAATGGAGCCAGGACTATGTACGGTCTTTTACCTCTACCTCAGACGGCCTGTCTCAACCCTTCCAGATGCTGACTGAGCAGCAGACCCTGCGAAGGTTCCACCAGCCCCTAGGCAAAACAACGCCTGCTATGGCCCAGATTATTCAGCAGGTTTTGGGCTGTCCCTACCAAGGGATGGTCAAGACAATGTATCTGGAGAGTAAGGCATTAGAACTCTTGACCTTGCAGTTGACCACTTGGAGTGAAAACCAGCATCAAACCAAGATGAATCACCTGCTGCCCGATGATCTAGAGCGGATTCAACAGGCCTCCCATGTACTGAACCAGAACCTGAATGCGCCCCCTTCACTGATGGCCTTAGCCCGGCAGGTGGGGCTCAATGATTACAAGCTCAAACTGGGGTTTAGACAACAGTTTGGCACCACTGTTTTTGGGTATTCTCAAGCCAAACGACTCCAACATGCTCGGCAACTGCTGGCCGCACAGGATCTAAGCATTCCGGGAGTGGCTCAATCTGTGGGATATGCTAGCCCCACCTCCTTTACGGCAGCTTTTAAACGACGCTTTGGCCTGAGTCCCAAAGCCTTCCAAATGGCCTGTCGGGGAAAAAATCCTGTTTGAAGAGAAAAGAATCCTGTTTGAAGAGAAAAAGCTGACGATCCGCTCATATTATGCCCACAGACTCATTTATTGAGATCAGTTCTTAATAAATACTGACTGAGATGACGGTGTGAGGGTATTGAATGCAAGGCAGAAGCTATCAAAGATCTCTGATGGGGAGCAGTTTGGCTGTACTGCTTATGGGGCCGTCTGTTTGGGCTGTGCCAGCCGCAGAGCCAGAAGGAAGAATGGACAGTGCAAAGTCCGTTTCTACTTTGCGATGGCCAAAGGCCGGTCGGAGACCATCGCAACCCAGCACGACCGTTAAAGACTGGCTGGCCCAGGCCCTCGCTCAAATTACGGATATCCAGATAAATGAAACTGCAGAGGGGATTGAACTGGTTTTAGTCGCCACGAATGCTGACCTTGCTGAGGTTTCAACCACTCGGTCTAGCGATAGCCTGATCATCACCATTGATAATGCACAGTTGGTAGAGAACACCCTGCAAGCAAATCCTGCCGAGGGGATGGATGAGATTACCCTGCAATCCCTAGATAATAATCGAGTCCAACTCACCCTGGTCACCACGGCTGAAACAGCCCAAGTTTCTACCAAGCCTGACGGTTTAACCGTGTTGGTTAATACGGTAGCCGAGCAACCGACAGATTCTGCACCAGCTCGTGAACCAGCAGCTAGCGCTGAAGAGGACGAGCTAGAAATTGTGGTCACGGCGGAAAAGACCCCCGAAAATGTTCAAAACGTGCCCCTAAGCCTAACGGTATTGACCGAGAAAGAAATTGAAGATGCGGACATTACCTCTTTTGAAGACATTGCCGAAAATACCCCCAACTTCAGTCTTTTTAGCGGCGATGGTGCCAATAGTCCCTTCTATTCCATTCGGGGTTTAGGCAACTCCAACTTTCTCTCCCGGGATGCAGTGGCCTTTTATATTGACGATGTCCCCTACGATCGCATTGGCTTTATTACCACCGATCTACCGGATATTGCCCAGGTTGAAGTGCTGCGAGGACCGCAAAGCACCCTCTATGGCCGGAATTCCCTCTCTGGTGTAGTCAATATCAAAACTCGCCAACCGACGAACGAGGTTGAAGTGAATGGAACTGCCAGCTACGGGAATTTTGATGCCGTCAACCTCCGGGCAGGCGTCAGTGGCCCCCTCGTCAAAGATGAGCTGTTCTTTCGCCTATCGGGTAACTTTCTGTCACGGGATGGATATATCAACAACACCTTTTTAGATAATGATGTCGATGAGCAAAGAAATCTAAACGGTCGGGCCAAACTGCTGTGGACACCTGCAGATGAATGGGAGATCTCATTAAATGCCTCGATTGAAGATCTCGATAGCGGCACCAATCTAGTGGTCATTGATGACTTCAATCCGGCTAATGCCTTTGAGATTGAATCAGATGTCAATAATTCCTTTAAACGGAACACCAATACCCAAGCCCTCAAAATTGCCTATACCCATCCTCAGTTCAGGGCCACTTCCATTACCAGCCGTCGATTTTCTAAGAGCCAACAACGTTCGGATGCAGATGGTAGCCCGCTCAACTTGATTGTAAATACCAATGACTTTGCAGCAACGGTTTGGAGTCAAGAAATTCGTTTCCAATCCCCTGAAGAGGCTGAGACGTTGGAATGGTTGGTGGGGGGATATTTTGAATCCAGCCAGTTCTCTAATCAAAACGATGGTTTTACCTTTGGTGCCGATGCAGGTGCGGTTGGATTTCCAGTGGGGACAAACCTCAGAAGTGGAGAATTGGATGAAACTATCTTGGCGGCCTTTGCCCAAGTTAGCTATCGTCCCGCTCCACCGTTAACCCTGACTGCAGGATTACGATTTGAATCCTTTAACAGCACCCTCCAAAACCTAGACACCGTTTTCACCCCTCCCGGCGGTCCTAGCTTCACCACGTTTTCCGCCCGTGATGTCCAGCAAGATACCGATATCTTGCTCCCTCGCCTTGTGGCCGAATATCGTTTCAATCCTGATCTGATGATCTATGGCAGCGTTACCCGAGGATACCGACCGGGGGGCGTCAACTTTCGCGGCGATGCCACAACCCTAACCTTTAATGCTGAAAAATCCTGGAATTATGAAATCGGACTGAAATCATCTTGGCTTGACGATCGCTTAAAGGTGAATTTAGCGCTCTTCCATAATGACGTGAATGACTATCAAGTGCTGGTAACCGATAATTTGGCGGTAGGCCGGATCGACAATGCAGAAGTGAATATCACAGGCGGTGAGCTAGAACTGAGAGCTACGCCTATGGATGGCTTGGATATTATTGCGGGCCTGGGTATTTCGGATGCGAAATTCACCGAATTTGGCAATTTTGATGGCAATCGCGTGCCCTTTGCACCGAGTTTCACCTACAATGTCGCCCTCCAATATCGGGCACCCATGGGCCTCTTTGCCCGCATAGCGCTACAAGGTTTAGGAACAACCAATTTCACTGAGGATAACACCCTCAAACAAAATCCCTATGCAACGGTCAATCTGCGACTGGGGTATGAGTTTGATCAAACCGGTATTTATGTATTCGCCAACAATATTTTTGATACGGGGTACTTTGCCCAAGGCTTTGATTTTGCCCCCATCGGCTTTCTGGTGACTCCTGGTGCGCCCGCAACTTTTGGAGTTCAAGTGACCACTCGATTTTGAACCTGAGATTGATTTCATTTGTAAGGGATAGGGAAAAACAATGAAGCTAAAACAATGGTTTGCCACTTGGTCTCGCAAAATCCACCGCTGGGTGGGTCTGTACTTTGCCCTGATTGTTGTCCTGTACATCGCTGAAGCAGTGGCGTTGCCAGCCATCTATGGCGAAGGCTTACCGAAGGTCGATGGTAGCCCTCCGATTTATACCGTAACTAGTACAGCGCCGTTACTCTCGCAACAGCAAGCCCGTCAGCGATTAATAGAGCAACATCCTCCAGGCATTCATGCCCTGGAAGATATCAACGAAATTACCTACTTGCCCCAGGCAGATCTCTATCGGTTGGCCAATAGCGATCGCTACTTTGAGTGGTATCTCGATAGCCATACCGGAGACTTGCTCAAGTATGGTTTCAAACTGACGCCATATCTGGAGGAGCAAACCCTGCTCGGCTGGTGGAGTCCCTGGGCCCATGCCATTTTGGAAGTACCGGGCCTGTTATTGATGGTGGTGTTAGCCGTTAGTGGCGTGTATATGTTTATGCTTCCGTTCTTGCCTAAATCGGAGGCTATGGGATCTGAATCTATTGATATTGCCGAAGTAGCGGTATCGAAAGGAGATCGCTAAAGGGCATTAGGAAGACAACGCTCCAAGGCATTCAGGTTTTCAACTGCACACTCCATTTATCAATATCTAATGAGTGATCAGAATATCGTTCTAGGTGACCCAAAAGTTGAAGCGGTCCTGGAACGCCTACACCATGCAGCCGATCGACAAATCCTGCAGCTGGTTCTGCATTATCTGCCTCAGCTCCCCAGACTATTACTGGGGCAAGGCATTCACTGGAATCCTGCTCGGACCCATTTCTATCGAGATAAATACATTCCGATAGAGCGTGATCAAGGCCAATTACTCTATTTGTTAGCTCGGGCCATCAATGCCCAAACAATTGTGGAATTTGGCACCTCTTATGGTGTTTCCACCCTCTATTTAGCTGCAGCGATCCGAGATAATGGCCAGGGCAAAGTGATTGGTACTGAAATCATCCCGGAGAAAGTGATCCAAGCCCGAAAGTATATTGCAGAGGCGGGTCTTGCAGAGTTTGTAGATTTGCGGGAAGGGGATGCATTAAAAACCTTGCAGGATATCGACGGCCCCATAGATTTGGTGTTGATGGATGGGTATCCACATCTGGCTTTGGATATTTTAAGGTTGTTGCACCCTCAGATTCGACCGGGTGGCCTGGTTATTTCCGATAATGTGGGGACTTTCAAAACGGCTCTAAACCCCTACGTCGAGTTTTTACAAGCTCCCATCAATGGCTATCGTTCTTCAACCTTGGCGTTAAAGGGGGGAACTGAGTTGTCGATCAAGGTTGGTTAGGGGCGTATTTAGCGGATCGGGGATGCCTTAGTTTTCGGAATGGTCACCTCTGGGAATAAGGAGTCAAACCGTTCATTGACCCAGGCAATTCTCAAGATCAGTAAATGGTTGAAACCATCC
The Acaryochloris marina S15 genome window above contains:
- a CDS encoding O-methyltransferase, coding for MSDQNIVLGDPKVEAVLERLHHAADRQILQLVLHYLPQLPRLLLGQGIHWNPARTHFYRDKYIPIERDQGQLLYLLARAINAQTIVEFGTSYGVSTLYLAAAIRDNGQGKVIGTEIIPEKVIQARKYIAEAGLAEFVDLREGDALKTLQDIDGPIDLVLMDGYPHLALDILRLLHPQIRPGGLVISDNVGTFKTALNPYVEFLQAPINGYRSSTLALKGGTELSIKVG
- a CDS encoding TonB-dependent receptor domain-containing protein, with amino-acid sequence MGPSVWAVPAAEPEGRMDSAKSVSTLRWPKAGRRPSQPSTTVKDWLAQALAQITDIQINETAEGIELVLVATNADLAEVSTTRSSDSLIITIDNAQLVENTLQANPAEGMDEITLQSLDNNRVQLTLVTTAETAQVSTKPDGLTVLVNTVAEQPTDSAPAREPAASAEEDELEIVVTAEKTPENVQNVPLSLTVLTEKEIEDADITSFEDIAENTPNFSLFSGDGANSPFYSIRGLGNSNFLSRDAVAFYIDDVPYDRIGFITTDLPDIAQVEVLRGPQSTLYGRNSLSGVVNIKTRQPTNEVEVNGTASYGNFDAVNLRAGVSGPLVKDELFFRLSGNFLSRDGYINNTFLDNDVDEQRNLNGRAKLLWTPADEWEISLNASIEDLDSGTNLVVIDDFNPANAFEIESDVNNSFKRNTNTQALKIAYTHPQFRATSITSRRFSKSQQRSDADGSPLNLIVNTNDFAATVWSQEIRFQSPEEAETLEWLVGGYFESSQFSNQNDGFTFGADAGAVGFPVGTNLRSGELDETILAAFAQVSYRPAPPLTLTAGLRFESFNSTLQNLDTVFTPPGGPSFTTFSARDVQQDTDILLPRLVAEYRFNPDLMIYGSVTRGYRPGGVNFRGDATTLTFNAEKSWNYEIGLKSSWLDDRLKVNLALFHNDVNDYQVLVTDNLAVGRIDNAEVNITGGELELRATPMDGLDIIAGLGISDAKFTEFGNFDGNRVPFAPSFTYNVALQYRAPMGLFARIALQGLGTTNFTEDNTLKQNPYATVNLRLGYEFDQTGIYVFANNIFDTGYFAQGFDFAPIGFLVTPGAPATFGVQVTTRF
- a CDS encoding histidine phosphatase family protein, which produces MTQPNQAIKLMMALGLTATLAACGGETATNGDTTSPNAENSPTIESPEGGEEGKEYSEGEQANADFKDKLSGPELLSALQEGGHVIYFRHAQTEKDYADQADPKMKLDDCETQRKLNDVGIQQSKDIGAAFTEKKIPVDKVITSEYCRAWKTADLAFGQHEKNPKLNFLPFEDYTDEQVEEMKANVMPLLTVAPASGKNTVLVGHDDIFEAATGIYPDPQGMAYVLTPDGNGGFTLQANLLPDEWAKL
- a CDS encoding class I SAM-dependent methyltransferase, which produces MNKNSDETQLFWNRVAADWDRQVGDDGDGNRILNSDPVLWQFAGDVSGASILDAGCGTGYLSRKLHECGARVVGIDFSEEMLRIARSKAAHIDFRMDSCSTLHTVADGSFDIVISNYVLMDTPDLTETVEAFFRVLQPGGHVVVVFSHPCFPQEYVTATDNDVAVTYQWNFPYFQQQKCIEPPWGHFTSEFIWFHRPLSDYWKAFRKAGFEVVDFEEPRLSEERYHLAKNQRQLNNGKHRPYSVAFKLKKRR
- a CDS encoding AraC family transcriptional regulator; the encoded protein is MLTTIRDIELQTLFAEAQHNGESIFEQTGSDLLICPPSQVGSGRHQLIPLREGVILKIADGRFHQTTTIESHRGPDEPLVSKFCLSSRFRVQTPHTSGIPEDYTESAGHHYLCSLSDVIEFETFQGEERFQVVAFEWSQDYVRSFTSTSDGLSQPFQMLTEQQTLRRFHQPLGKTTPAMAQIIQQVLGCPYQGMVKTMYLESKALELLTLQLTTWSENQHQTKMNHLLPDDLERIQQASHVLNQNLNAPPSLMALARQVGLNDYKLKLGFRQQFGTTVFGYSQAKRLQHARQLLAAQDLSIPGVAQSVGYASPTSFTAAFKRRFGLSPKAFQMACRGKNPV